In Rhizobium sp. ARZ01, a genomic segment contains:
- a CDS encoding GNAT family protein gives MARSVFRFLSRQSDTVVLEDDTHLLRLPRFADYRPWYQLRSESRRFLEPWEPTWRSDELTEGSFRARVVRNEQEYASGQALPLFLFHKSDQRLLGGLTIGYIRRGAAQCCMIGYWMGERYAGHGHMLAGLKLSIPYIFTGLQLHRIEAACIPDNVRSIRVLEKAGFQREGYLREYLKINGEWRDHVMYSLLARDKSQQRVQVAPERGVLDPQTTGN, from the coding sequence ATGGCGCGATCGGTATTTCGGTTCCTGTCCAGACAGTCCGACACCGTCGTACTCGAAGACGATACGCATCTGCTTCGCCTCCCCCGCTTTGCCGACTATCGCCCGTGGTATCAATTGCGCTCCGAAAGCCGCCGCTTCCTCGAGCCCTGGGAACCGACCTGGCGCAGCGACGAACTGACCGAGGGCTCATTTCGCGCCCGCGTGGTGCGTAACGAACAGGAATATGCAAGCGGCCAGGCCCTGCCGCTCTTCCTATTCCACAAGAGCGACCAGCGCCTGTTGGGCGGGCTCACCATCGGCTATATCCGGCGGGGAGCGGCGCAATGCTGCATGATCGGCTATTGGATGGGCGAGCGATACGCCGGTCACGGCCACATGTTGGCGGGTCTGAAGCTTTCGATCCCCTACATCTTTACCGGGCTTCAGTTGCACCGCATCGAGGCAGCCTGTATTCCAGACAATGTGAGGAGCATTCGCGTCCTTGAAAAGGCCGGCTTTCAGCGCGAAGGCTACCTGAGAGAATATTTGAAGATAAACGGGGAGTGGCGTGACCACGTAATGTATTCACTGCTGGCAAGGGACAAGAGCCAGCAGCGGGTGCAGGTTGCGCCGGAGAGAGGGGTGTTAGACCCCCAGACGACAGGAAACTAG
- a CDS encoding YqgE/AlgH family protein — protein sequence MAMSVLKKKRERGFLDGHFLIAMPGMLDKNFERSVVYICAHSEDGAMGFIINRPQEMSFTDVLLHLQLVAEDEVIRLPDGTVDFPIRTGGPCESGRGFVLHSDDYACESSIPVSDDISLTATLDIVRAISRGEGPRRGLLMLGYAGWGAGQLENEIASNGWLTCPASEDLIFDTATEDKYDRALALMGVTPAMLSMEAGHA from the coding sequence ATGGCAATGTCGGTCCTGAAGAAGAAACGAGAACGCGGCTTCCTTGACGGTCACTTCCTGATCGCCATGCCGGGCATGCTCGACAAGAATTTTGAGCGTTCCGTCGTCTACATCTGCGCCCACTCCGAAGATGGAGCGATGGGCTTCATCATCAACCGACCTCAAGAGATGAGCTTCACCGATGTGCTTCTGCACCTGCAGCTGGTGGCTGAGGACGAGGTGATCCGACTGCCGGACGGAACAGTCGATTTTCCCATCCGCACGGGCGGCCCATGCGAGAGCGGCCGGGGTTTCGTATTGCATTCGGACGACTATGCCTGTGAATCCAGTATCCCTGTCAGCGACGACATCAGCCTTACAGCGACGCTGGACATAGTCCGGGCGATATCCCGCGGGGAGGGGCCGCGTCGCGGTCTTCTTATGCTGGGCTATGCCGGCTGGGGCGCCGGGCAACTGGAAAACGAAATCGCCTCCAACGGCTGGCTGACATGCCCGGCCTCGGAAGATCTGATCTTCGATACGGCAACCGAGGACAAGTACGACCGTGCGCTCGCCTTGATGGGCGTCACACCGGCAATGCTGTCGATGGAAGCCGGGCACGCCTGA
- a CDS encoding peroxiredoxin — protein MTIAVGDKLPDLKLKETTPEGPADVSTGDLFKGKRVVLFAVPGAFTPTCSLNHLPGYLENRDAILAKGVDEIAVVAVNDAFVMGAWAKESGGAGKLRFLADGSAAFAKALGLDIDLTAAGLGVRSKRYSMLVDDGVVKTLNIEESPGQATVSAAAAMIEQL, from the coding sequence GTGACGATTGCCGTTGGAGACAAACTTCCCGACCTGAAGCTGAAGGAAACCACGCCGGAAGGACCGGCGGACGTTTCGACCGGCGACCTCTTCAAGGGCAAGCGTGTCGTGCTCTTCGCCGTGCCCGGCGCGTTCACGCCGACCTGCTCGCTGAACCACTTGCCGGGCTACCTGGAAAACCGCGACGCGATCCTCGCCAAGGGCGTGGACGAAATCGCCGTCGTTGCAGTCAACGACGCGTTCGTCATGGGCGCCTGGGCAAAGGAGAGCGGCGGCGCCGGCAAGCTGCGCTTCCTCGCCGATGGCAGCGCTGCCTTTGCCAAGGCCCTCGGCCTCGATATCGATCTGACCGCAGCCGGCCTCGGCGTTCGTTCCAAGCGCTACTCGATGCTGGTCGATGACGGCGTGGTCAAGACGCTCAACATCGAGGAAAGCCCTGGTCAGGCGACCGTTTCGGCCGCTGCCGCGATGATCGAACAGCTTTGA
- a CDS encoding pitrilysin family protein, whose protein sequence is MKVECTRLPSGLTVVTENMPHLESAALGVWIKSGSRNETADEHGIAHLLEHMAFKGTTRRSARQIAEEIENVGGEVNAATSTETTSYYARVLKDHVPLATDILADILTESVFDEEELAREKHVILQEIGAANDTPDDVVFDKFSEVAYRDQTIGRAILGTPETVLSFEPNEIRAYLDRNYTTDRMFVVAAGAVDHDNFVRDVENRFASLPHAPSAPPVSEVAHYTGGDTRETRDLMDAQVLLGFEGKAYHARDFYCSQILANILGGGMSSRLFQEVREHRGLCYSVYAFHWGFSDTGIFGIHAATGGENLPELVPVIIEELRKSADRIDEQEIDRARAQIRAQLLMGQESPAARAGQIARQMMLYGRPIPNEELMERLAGITAARLTDLAGRLFFDTRPTLSAIGPLEQLASADDIVHALTRGETTQRAAS, encoded by the coding sequence ATGAAAGTTGAGTGCACAAGGCTGCCGTCCGGTCTGACGGTCGTCACCGAGAACATGCCGCATCTGGAGAGCGCTGCTCTCGGCGTGTGGATCAAGTCCGGCTCCCGCAATGAAACGGCGGACGAGCACGGTATCGCCCACCTGCTCGAGCACATGGCCTTCAAGGGCACGACGCGCCGCTCCGCCCGGCAGATTGCCGAGGAGATCGAGAACGTCGGTGGCGAGGTCAACGCCGCGACCTCCACCGAGACCACCTCCTACTATGCCCGCGTGCTGAAGGATCACGTGCCACTGGCCACCGACATCCTGGCCGACATTCTGACGGAATCGGTTTTCGACGAGGAAGAACTCGCCCGCGAAAAACACGTCATCCTGCAGGAGATCGGCGCTGCGAACGACACGCCTGATGATGTCGTCTTCGACAAGTTCTCGGAAGTCGCCTATCGCGACCAGACGATCGGGCGCGCCATTCTCGGCACGCCTGAGACCGTTCTCTCCTTCGAGCCGAACGAAATCCGCGCCTATCTCGACCGCAACTACACGACGGATCGCATGTTTGTCGTCGCTGCCGGTGCTGTCGATCACGACAACTTCGTTCGCGACGTGGAGAACCGGTTCGCCTCCCTGCCACACGCGCCTTCAGCACCGCCCGTTTCCGAAGTTGCCCATTATACCGGCGGCGACACGCGCGAGACGCGCGACCTGATGGATGCGCAGGTCCTCCTCGGCTTCGAGGGCAAAGCCTACCATGCCCGCGATTTCTACTGTTCGCAAATCCTGGCCAACATCCTCGGTGGCGGCATGTCTTCAAGGCTGTTCCAGGAGGTTCGTGAGCACCGCGGCCTCTGCTACTCGGTGTATGCCTTCCACTGGGGCTTTTCCGATACCGGCATCTTCGGCATCCATGCGGCGACCGGCGGCGAGAACCTGCCGGAACTCGTGCCAGTCATCATCGAGGAACTGCGCAAGTCCGCTGACCGGATCGACGAACAGGAAATCGACCGTGCCCGCGCACAGATCCGCGCCCAACTCTTGATGGGGCAGGAAAGCCCTGCAGCACGTGCAGGCCAGATCGCCCGCCAGATGATGCTCTATGGCCGTCCTATTCCGAACGAGGAATTGATGGAGCGGCTGGCCGGCATCACTGCGGCACGCCTGACCGACCTTGCTGGACGGCTCTTCTTCGACACGCGCCCCACGCTTTCGGCCATCGGCCCGCTGGAGCAACTGGCGTCCGCCGACGACATCGTGCACGCACTGACGCGTGGTGAGACGACGCAGCGCGCGGCGAGCTAG
- the thrC gene encoding threonine synthase, whose protein sequence is MKYISTRGEAPSLGFCDALLAGLASDGGLYVPQEWPTFSKKQIRAMRGMSYQEIAFTVLSPFVDGEIDGKVFRSMIDGAYATFRHPAIAPLVQTGPNEFILELFHGTTLAFKDVAMQLLARLMDHVLAERGQRATIVGATSGDTGGAAIDAFAGRDRTDIFILFPHGKVSPVQQRQMTTSTDGNVHALAVKGTFDDCQNLVKAMFNDKGFRERMQLSGVNSINWARIMAQIVYYFTSAVALGAPDKKISFTVPTGNFGDIFAGFVAKRMGLPIDRLVIATNDNDILARTLKTGRYEMREVVATTSPSMDIQISSNFERLLFEASDRDPAEIRSLMGGLKQSGAFQIGDRALKAIRKEFRAGRATQKQVAKTIAETLEKTGYLLDPHTATGVFVSAKNARAASPMVTLATAHPAKFPAAVKSASGIDPALPTWLADMMQREERYEILEPELAKVEAYIGTHSRIRG, encoded by the coding sequence GTGAAATACATTTCGACGCGGGGCGAGGCCCCTTCCCTCGGTTTCTGCGACGCGCTTCTTGCAGGCCTTGCAAGCGACGGCGGCCTTTACGTGCCGCAGGAATGGCCGACGTTTTCGAAGAAGCAAATCCGTGCGATGCGCGGCATGAGCTACCAGGAGATCGCGTTCACCGTTCTGTCGCCCTTCGTCGACGGCGAGATCGACGGGAAGGTTTTCCGATCGATGATCGACGGGGCCTATGCGACGTTCCGGCATCCGGCGATCGCCCCCCTCGTGCAGACCGGCCCGAACGAATTCATCCTCGAGCTCTTCCACGGCACGACGCTCGCCTTCAAGGATGTGGCGATGCAGCTTCTCGCCCGCCTGATGGACCATGTTCTTGCCGAGCGCGGCCAGCGTGCGACGATCGTCGGCGCCACCTCCGGCGATACGGGCGGCGCGGCTATCGATGCCTTTGCCGGGCGCGACCGCACCGATATCTTCATCCTCTTCCCGCACGGCAAGGTCTCGCCGGTGCAGCAGCGGCAGATGACGACGTCGACCGATGGCAACGTCCATGCGCTTGCCGTCAAGGGCACCTTCGACGATTGCCAGAACCTCGTCAAAGCTATGTTCAACGACAAGGGCTTTCGTGAGCGGATGCAGCTTTCCGGCGTCAATTCGATCAACTGGGCGCGCATCATGGCTCAGATCGTCTACTACTTCACGAGCGCGGTCGCGCTCGGCGCTCCGGACAAGAAAATCTCCTTCACAGTCCCGACCGGCAATTTCGGCGACATCTTCGCCGGCTTCGTCGCCAAGCGGATGGGTTTGCCGATCGACCGGCTGGTGATCGCCACCAACGACAACGACATCCTCGCCCGCACCCTGAAGACGGGTCGATACGAGATGCGCGAAGTGGTTGCCACAACCTCGCCCTCGATGGATATCCAGATCTCCTCGAACTTCGAACGCCTCCTGTTCGAGGCCTCCGACCGCGATCCGGCCGAGATCAGGAGCCTGATGGGCGGCCTGAAGCAGTCCGGTGCATTCCAGATCGGCGACAGGGCGCTGAAGGCAATTCGCAAGGAATTCCGCGCCGGGCGCGCAACGCAGAAGCAGGTTGCCAAGACGATCGCTGAAACGCTTGAAAAGACCGGCTATCTTCTCGATCCTCACACCGCCACCGGCGTCTTCGTCAGCGCAAAAAATGCGCGTGCGGCGAGCCCGATGGTCACGCTCGCAACTGCCCATCCGGCAAAATTCCCCGCCGCCGTAAAATCGGCGAGCGGTATTGACCCGGCGCTTCCGACGTGGCTTGCTGACATGATGCAAAGGGAGGAGCGGTACGAAATCCTGGAACCGGAACTCGCAAAGGTGGAAGCCTATATCGGCACCCACTCCCGTATCCGGGGTTAG
- a CDS encoding diacylglycerol kinase family protein yields the protein MKTGIIVNPVSGRGVTGRLRAIAALSRHFPSAEIRETTRPGDATVIARDFAEEGVELVIAVGGDGTISDAADGILSSCRPQACLAFVPLGTGSDFVRDFHVPKDIDDLLRAIATTEVSHVDAGRLECRGQDGEPFRRYFINVASLGVSGPTALAANRSHRTGAVGGKALFLFHSIREMLRYRFQDVLLRFDDGEERRERILLVVVANSRWFGGGMKIAPKASLDDGVLDVVVIRAAWKPRLFALMNTIYSGRHLGQPMVWSRQARSVTVLPAADDPANVALAECDGETPGMLPLRIEVLPGALRLKMPRHH from the coding sequence TTGAAGACAGGCATCATCGTCAATCCGGTCTCCGGGCGAGGGGTGACCGGACGTTTGCGGGCAATCGCTGCCCTCTCAAGGCATTTCCCGTCCGCGGAAATTCGGGAAACGACGCGTCCGGGCGATGCGACCGTGATTGCACGCGATTTCGCCGAGGAAGGTGTTGAACTGGTGATCGCTGTCGGTGGTGACGGAACGATCAGCGACGCCGCGGACGGAATTCTGTCATCCTGCCGACCGCAGGCCTGCCTCGCCTTCGTGCCGCTCGGCACGGGCAGCGATTTCGTGCGTGATTTTCATGTCCCGAAAGACATTGACGATCTGCTTCGCGCAATCGCAACGACCGAGGTCAGCCACGTTGACGCCGGCAGGCTCGAATGCCGTGGTCAAGATGGCGAACCATTCCGACGCTACTTCATCAATGTCGCGAGCCTCGGAGTTTCCGGCCCGACTGCGCTGGCCGCAAACCGTTCCCACCGCACCGGCGCTGTCGGCGGCAAGGCGCTGTTCCTCTTTCATTCGATCCGCGAAATGCTGCGCTACCGTTTTCAGGACGTACTGCTGCGCTTCGATGACGGCGAGGAGCGACGGGAGCGCATCCTGCTTGTAGTCGTTGCAAACAGTCGCTGGTTCGGCGGCGGAATGAAGATTGCGCCAAAGGCTTCTCTGGATGACGGGGTGCTTGATGTCGTCGTCATTCGCGCCGCCTGGAAGCCAAGGTTGTTCGCGCTGATGAACACGATCTATTCGGGCCGTCATCTCGGCCAGCCGATGGTGTGGAGCCGTCAGGCCCGATCCGTCACGGTGCTGCCGGCCGCAGACGACCCCGCCAATGTGGCGCTTGCCGAATGCGACGGCGAAACGCCCGGCATGCTGCCGCTGCGCATCGAGGTATTGCCCGGAGCACTACGGCTGAAGATGCCGCGACATCACTGA
- a CDS encoding homoserine kinase, whose translation MAVYTDITEDDLARFLTEYEAGTLLSYKGIAEGVENSNFLLHTTKGAFILTLYEKRVDPKDLPFFLGLMHHLADRGLNCPLPLSRKDGELLGELSGRPAAMITFLEGTWLRKPAAKHCREVGRAMADMHVAGQGFTLTRKNALSVDGWRPLWEKSADRADEVEPGLQDEIAEELAYLESHWPKTLPHGVIHADLFPDNVFFIGDQLSGLIDFYFACNDSYAYDVSIGLNAWCFEKDGSFNLTKGMALLDGYEQVRPLNGAELKSLPLLARGSALRFFLTRLYDWLMTPPGALVVKKDPLEYLRKLRFHRQIKSAEEYGLVHR comes from the coding sequence CCGATATCACAGAGGACGACCTCGCCCGCTTCCTGACCGAGTACGAGGCGGGCACGCTGCTTTCCTACAAGGGCATTGCGGAAGGGGTCGAGAATTCGAACTTTCTCCTGCACACGACGAAGGGCGCCTTCATCCTGACGCTCTATGAAAAGCGTGTCGATCCGAAAGACCTGCCGTTCTTTCTGGGGCTGATGCACCATCTCGCCGATCGCGGTCTCAATTGCCCGCTGCCCTTGTCGCGGAAGGATGGCGAACTTCTCGGCGAACTCTCCGGCCGCCCGGCCGCGATGATCACGTTCCTCGAGGGTACATGGCTGCGCAAGCCTGCGGCGAAGCACTGCCGTGAGGTCGGAAGGGCGATGGCGGACATGCACGTCGCCGGTCAGGGCTTCACGCTGACCCGTAAGAACGCGCTTTCCGTGGATGGCTGGCGCCCCTTGTGGGAGAAGTCTGCCGATCGCGCCGACGAGGTGGAGCCCGGCCTGCAGGACGAGATTGCCGAAGAGCTCGCCTATCTCGAAAGCCACTGGCCAAAGACGTTGCCGCATGGTGTGATTCACGCCGATCTCTTCCCGGACAACGTCTTCTTTATCGGCGATCAGCTTTCCGGCCTGATCGATTTCTATTTCGCCTGCAACGACAGCTATGCCTATGACGTTTCCATCGGCCTGAACGCCTGGTGCTTCGAAAAGGACGGCTCGTTCAACCTGACCAAGGGCATGGCGCTTCTCGATGGCTACGAACAGGTGCGTCCGCTGAACGGCGCCGAGCTGAAGTCGTTGCCGCTGCTTGCACGCGGCTCGGCACTGCGATTCTTCCTGACGCGCCTCTATGACTGGCTGATGACGCCGCCTGGTGCTCTGGTGGTCAAGAAGGACCCGCTCGAATATCTGCGCAAGCTGCGCTTCCACCGGCAGATCAAGTCAGCCGAAGAGTACGGCCTGGTGCATCGATGA
- a CDS encoding EAL domain-containing protein — protein sequence MTFRTVPTLLLVSRVLALILLTALALVGPFVSSAEAVEPVQISRDDTALDLTATTEIYTGRGEAFQVSTAPGTDGIVRRIEVRATNPGHEGDWAVFALANVSEEQLERVIVAPHFRLVRSKLFWPDLGSKRILSITPSEGFALDRQPSEEADVFRITLNPGSVVTFVAELANPELPQIYLWEPDAYKDTVNAFTLYRGIVLGIAGLLAVFLTILFVVKGTSMLPATAALAWAVLGYICVDFGFLSKLISITAGDERIWRAGTEVSLAVGLVVFLFTYLNLNRWHAHLSYATLAWILGLGLLFGVAIYDPPIAAGIARISFALTASAGIILIAYLGFNRYDRAILLVPAWALILVWLFGAWLTVTGRLANDIIQPALGGGLVLIVLLIGFTVMQHAFAGGAYQQGLFSDLERQSLALTGSGDTVWDWDVARDRVVTIPDISTQLGLSPGVMHGPARNWLPRLHPDDRDRFRATLDVLLEHRRGRLNHQFRARAEDGHYHWLAIRARPVLGANGEIIRCVGTIVDITEQRNSVDRLLQDALHDNLTGLPNRQVFLDRLQSVLSIAGSGEAVRPTVLAIDIDRYKQVNDALGIAAGDNILVALSRRLRRILKPQDTLSRLSGDQFGLILLSERDPAKVADFAEAVSKAITVPINFANREIILTASIGLVSCLDPQQDAASLLNDAELAMYRAKKAGGNRVEPFRPAFRTMGTDRLQMETDLRRAIERKELSLVYQPIVRLADAEIAGFEALMRWEHPKRGSISPEEFIPVAEQSDLISQLGAFAFDKAASDLMDWQLQTGDLPIFVSVNLSSAQLLNNELYNDVRAVLSKTRCEPHKLKFELTESVVMENAEQARLVLNKLREAGLGLALDDFGTGYSSLAYLTRFPFDTIKIDKALVRDSSDKRTVLLRSVISMAREMEMHVVAEGIETEEDAIELGRMGCEYGQSYLFGPPIGYDSVLRLLKERFPLMKRA from the coding sequence ATGACTTTCCGTACCGTGCCGACACTGCTGCTCGTCAGCCGGGTGCTCGCCCTCATCCTACTGACGGCGCTGGCGCTTGTCGGGCCGTTTGTTTCGTCGGCCGAAGCCGTGGAACCGGTGCAGATCTCCCGCGACGACACCGCACTCGACCTGACGGCGACAACCGAGATCTACACGGGGCGCGGCGAAGCCTTCCAGGTATCCACCGCACCCGGCACAGACGGCATCGTGCGGCGCATCGAGGTGAGGGCGACCAATCCCGGCCACGAGGGCGACTGGGCCGTCTTTGCTCTCGCCAACGTCTCTGAGGAACAGCTCGAGCGCGTCATCGTCGCCCCACATTTCCGGTTGGTGCGTTCCAAGCTCTTCTGGCCGGACCTCGGCTCGAAGCGCATCCTGTCGATCACTCCGAGCGAGGGCTTTGCGCTTGACCGCCAGCCGAGCGAAGAGGCGGACGTGTTCCGCATCACGCTCAATCCCGGTTCGGTCGTCACATTTGTCGCCGAACTTGCCAACCCTGAACTGCCGCAGATCTATCTTTGGGAGCCGGACGCCTACAAGGACACGGTCAATGCGTTTACGCTCTATCGCGGCATCGTGCTCGGCATTGCCGGGCTTCTCGCGGTTTTCCTAACTATCCTCTTCGTGGTGAAGGGGACCTCGATGCTGCCGGCCACGGCTGCGCTCGCCTGGGCGGTGCTGGGCTACATCTGCGTCGACTTCGGCTTTCTCTCCAAGCTGATCAGCATTACCGCCGGCGACGAGCGGATCTGGCGCGCCGGGACGGAAGTGTCGTTGGCTGTCGGCCTCGTCGTGTTCCTCTTCACCTACCTGAACCTCAACCGCTGGCACGCCCATCTTTCCTACGCGACGCTCGCGTGGATCCTTGGTCTCGGGCTGTTGTTCGGTGTCGCCATCTATGACCCGCCGATCGCCGCAGGCATCGCCCGGATCTCGTTCGCGCTGACGGCATCCGCCGGCATCATCCTGATCGCCTATCTCGGCTTCAATCGTTACGACCGGGCCATCCTGCTCGTGCCCGCCTGGGCGCTAATCCTCGTCTGGCTGTTCGGCGCCTGGCTAACGGTGACGGGCAGACTTGCCAACGACATCATCCAGCCGGCGCTCGGCGGCGGCCTCGTGCTGATCGTTCTCCTGATCGGTTTCACCGTGATGCAGCACGCCTTTGCCGGCGGCGCCTATCAGCAGGGGCTATTCTCCGACCTCGAGCGGCAGTCGCTGGCGCTCACCGGCTCTGGCGACACGGTCTGGGACTGGGACGTCGCGCGCGACCGCGTGGTCACGATCCCCGATATTTCCACCCAGCTTGGCCTGTCTCCCGGCGTCATGCACGGTCCCGCCCGCAACTGGCTGCCGCGCCTGCACCCTGACGACCGCGACCGTTTCCGCGCCACGCTTGATGTACTCCTCGAACACCGTCGTGGACGGCTGAACCACCAGTTCCGCGCCCGCGCTGAGGATGGGCACTACCACTGGCTGGCGATCCGGGCGCGGCCGGTGCTCGGCGCGAACGGCGAGATCATCCGCTGCGTCGGCACGATCGTCGACATCACCGAGCAGCGCAACTCGGTCGATCGGCTCCTGCAGGATGCGCTGCACGACAATCTCACCGGCCTGCCGAACCGCCAGGTGTTCCTCGATAGGCTGCAATCGGTGCTCTCGATTGCAGGGTCCGGTGAAGCGGTGCGCCCGACCGTGCTTGCCATAGACATCGATCGCTACAAGCAGGTGAATGACGCGCTCGGAATCGCCGCCGGCGACAATATCCTCGTTGCGCTGTCGCGACGCCTGCGCAGGATCCTGAAGCCCCAGGACACGCTTTCGCGGCTTTCAGGCGACCAGTTCGGCCTGATCCTCTTGTCCGAGCGCGATCCGGCCAAGGTGGCCGATTTCGCCGAGGCCGTCAGCAAGGCGATCACGGTGCCGATCAACTTCGCCAATCGCGAGATCATCCTCACCGCCTCGATCGGCCTCGTCTCTTGCCTCGACCCGCAGCAAGACGCAGCAAGCCTGCTCAACGATGCGGAGCTTGCGATGTACCGGGCGAAGAAGGCCGGCGGAAATCGCGTTGAGCCGTTCCGCCCCGCCTTCCGCACCATGGGCACGGACCGGCTGCAGATGGAAACGGACCTGCGCCGCGCGATCGAGCGCAAGGAACTCTCGCTCGTCTACCAGCCTATCGTTCGGCTCGCGGATGCCGAGATTGCCGGTTTCGAAGCGCTGATGCGCTGGGAGCATCCGAAGCGCGGCAGCATCTCGCCGGAGGAATTCATCCCGGTCGCCGAGCAGTCCGACCTGATCAGCCAGCTTGGCGCCTTTGCCTTCGACAAGGCGGCGAGCGACCTGATGGACTGGCAGTTGCAGACCGGCGACCTGCCGATTTTCGTCTCGGTCAACCTCTCCAGCGCGCAGTTGCTCAACAACGAACTCTACAACGACGTCCGCGCGGTGCTTTCGAAGACCCGGTGTGAGCCGCACAAGCTGAAGTTCGAATTGACGGAGTCCGTGGTGATGGAGAACGCCGAGCAGGCGCGCCTCGTGCTGAACAAGCTGCGCGAGGCCGGCCTTGGCCTGGCGCTCGACGACTTCGGCACCGGCTACTCCTCGCTCGCCTATCTCACACGCTTCCCCTTCGACACGATCAAGATCGACAAGGCACTGGTGCGCGACAGTTCGGACAAGCGCACGGTGCTCCTGCGCTCGGTAATCTCGATGGCGCGCGAGATGGAAATGCATGTCGTCGCCGAGGGCATCGAAACCGAGGAAGACGCGATCGAACTCGGCCGGATGGGCTGCGAGTACGGCCAGAGCTACCTCTTCGGGCCGCCGATCGGCTACGATTCGGTCTTGCGCCTGTTGAAGGAGCGCTTTCCGCTCATGAAGCGGGCTTGA
- the rnhA gene encoding ribonuclease HI, with the protein MKHVDIFTDGACSGNPGPGGWGAVLRYGEVEKELSGGEPQTTNNRMELLAAISALDALKASCEVDLYTDSKYVMDGIEKWIHGWKKNGWKTADKKPVKNGELWQALDEARRRHKVTLHWVKGHAGHPENERADELARMGMEPFKKR; encoded by the coding sequence ATGAAACACGTGGATATCTTCACCGACGGTGCCTGTTCGGGCAATCCGGGACCGGGCGGCTGGGGCGCGGTGCTGCGCTATGGCGAGGTCGAGAAGGAGCTTTCCGGCGGCGAGCCGCAGACGACGAACAACCGCATGGAGCTTTTGGCGGCAATCTCCGCTCTGGACGCTTTGAAGGCGTCCTGCGAGGTCGATCTCTACACGGACTCGAAATACGTCATGGACGGCATCGAGAAGTGGATCCACGGCTGGAAGAAGAACGGCTGGAAGACGGCCGACAAGAAGCCGGTGAAGAACGGCGAGCTCTGGCAGGCGCTGGATGAGGCTCGGCGGCGCCACAAGGTGACGCTCCACTGGGTCAAGGGCCACGCCGGCCACCCGGAAAACGAGCGCGCCGACGAACTCGCCCGCATGGGCATGGAGCCGTTCAAGAAGCGGTGA
- a CDS encoding protein-disulfide reductase DsbD domain-containing protein, with protein MAPTLAAAASSDWFETQGGRVRLVVLPERADGTIPALLDVQLKPGWKTYWRDPGQSGIPPSISFSPASGLALQTMRFPVPKQFDDGYSRYAGYDQSVALPLTLRRDGSAPDGSKVSASIFLGVCKDICIPVQAELTVDLQASATAGSQDEAVVAVAEAALPEAPSPDFAVSDARWSADGKSISVTFTAPARRSDKPPQVFVSGPEGFQFGSGAAPERIGDAYRVDVPLLHKPKSASLSGAAILFTVESGGRSMETPLAID; from the coding sequence TTGGCTCCGACCTTGGCGGCTGCCGCCAGTTCCGATTGGTTCGAGACCCAGGGTGGCCGCGTTCGCCTCGTCGTGTTGCCGGAGCGGGCGGATGGGACGATACCGGCACTGCTCGACGTACAGCTCAAACCCGGTTGGAAGACCTACTGGCGCGATCCAGGGCAAAGCGGCATTCCACCCTCGATCAGCTTTTCGCCGGCCTCCGGACTGGCGCTCCAGACAATGCGGTTTCCGGTTCCAAAGCAATTCGACGACGGCTATTCACGCTACGCGGGCTACGACCAGTCCGTTGCCCTTCCACTGACCCTGCGGCGCGACGGATCCGCCCCCGATGGCAGCAAAGTTTCCGCCTCGATTTTCCTTGGCGTATGCAAGGATATCTGCATACCCGTGCAGGCCGAGCTTACGGTCGACCTGCAGGCATCGGCGACAGCTGGATCCCAGGACGAGGCGGTCGTGGCGGTAGCCGAGGCAGCCCTTCCGGAAGCCCCCTCGCCCGATTTTGCCGTCAGCGACGCGCGCTGGAGCGCCGACGGAAAGTCGATTTCGGTCACATTCACCGCCCCGGCACGGCGGTCGGACAAGCCCCCGCAAGTGTTCGTCTCGGGACCGGAAGGCTTCCAGTTCGGTTCCGGCGCGGCGCCGGAGCGCATTGGCGACGCCTACCGCGTCGACGTCCCCCTTCTGCATAAGCCAAAGTCGGCGAGCCTCTCCGGCGCTGCGATCCTGTTCACGGTCGAAAGCGGCGGCCGGTCGATGGAAACGCCGCTTGCCATCGACTGA